The following proteins are co-located in the Candidatus Bathyarchaeota archaeon genome:
- a CDS encoding FAD-binding protein, translating to MIKYKPLTEPLIKELEAIVGLENISRRLEDLICGSYESFLLKYKPEIIVTPENAEQVSKILQLANKYRIPVTPRGAGTSVAGNSLPILGGICLDTHKMNKILELDLENQTVVVEPGVVCDTLNDYLASYGFFFPPDPASSSGATIGGMIANNSGGNRALKYGVTRDHVLWLEAVLATGEIIKTGSKTIKSVSSYDLTRLLIGSEGTLAVITKIGLKITPLPEAYSVALYIFKDIEDAAKAAVKIKSSGVTPAMLEFMDETTSKASFEYAGLSLPKGYTVLVGCDGYKEAVEKEIEVIHSIALKANPIFAVKAGSSEERDRYISARKAALPALSRISPTVCMEDLTVPVTNIPEACKKIAEIPFKLKTPGFNISIFGHIGEGNLHPTFLFNEKESNQRKAFFKALNLLYKEVVIPLNGSVTGEHGIGILRGNFIKLEHGEKTLNLMHEIKKVFDPNMILNPYKGKGGPWPLPKEIGGEIFEE from the coding sequence TTGATAAAATATAAGCCTTTAACAGAACCTTTAATAAAAGAATTGGAAGCTATTGTTGGTTTAGAAAACATTTCAAGAAGATTGGAAGATTTAATATGCGGTTCTTATGAATCTTTTCTTCTTAAATATAAACCAGAGATAATTGTAACTCCAGAAAATGCGGAGCAAGTTTCAAAAATTCTTCAATTAGCTAATAAATATCGCATACCAGTTACACCTAGAGGAGCTGGAACAAGCGTGGCTGGAAACTCTCTTCCAATTTTAGGGGGAATATGCCTTGATACGCATAAAATGAATAAAATTCTTGAGCTGGATTTAGAGAATCAAACAGTTGTTGTAGAGCCAGGGGTTGTTTGCGATACTTTAAATGATTATTTAGCTAGTTATGGATTCTTTTTTCCTCCAGACCCAGCTAGCAGCTCTGGAGCTACTATTGGTGGAATGATTGCTAACAATAGCGGTGGAAATAGAGCATTAAAATATGGTGTTACAAGAGATCATGTTTTATGGCTTGAAGCTGTATTAGCAACTGGTGAAATCATAAAAACAGGATCTAAAACAATAAAATCTGTTTCCAGCTATGATTTAACTAGACTTCTTATAGGCTCTGAAGGGACACTAGCGGTTATTACTAAGATAGGGTTAAAGATTACTCCATTACCTGAAGCATATTCTGTAGCCTTATATATTTTTAAGGATATTGAAGATGCCGCTAAAGCTGCTGTTAAAATTAAATCATCAGGCGTTACGCCAGCTATGCTAGAGTTTATGGATGAAACAACATCTAAAGCCTCATTTGAATATGCTGGCTTAAGCTTGCCTAAAGGATACACAGTTCTCGTTGGCTGCGATGGATATAAAGAGGCTGTTGAAAAAGAAATAGAAGTCATTCATAGCATAGCATTAAAGGCAAACCCTATATTCGCTGTTAAAGCCGGCTCAAGCGAGGAAAGAGATAGATATATTTCAGCTAGAAAAGCAGCTCTTCCAGCGCTTTCAAGAATATCGCCTACAGTATGCATGGAAGATTTAACTGTCCCAGTAACCAATATACCTGAAGCTTGCAAAAAAATAGCTGAAATACCATTTAAGCTTAAAACACCAGGATTTAACATAAGCATATTTGGTCATATTGGTGAAGGAAACTTGCATCCTACCTTTCTTTTTAATGAAAAAGAATCAAACCAAAGAAAAGCTTTCTTTAAAGCTTTAAATCTTTTATATAAAGAGGTGGTTATTCCGCTGAATGGAAGCGTAACTGGAGAGCATGGAATTGGAATTTTAAGAGGAAACTTTATAAAGCTTGAACATGGCGAAAAAACGCTTAATCTTATGCATGAAATAAAGAAAGTATTTGATCCAAACATGATTTTAAATCCATATAAAGGCAAGGGTGGACCTTGGCCATTGCCTAAAGAAATTGGAGGAGAAATTTTTGAAGAATAA
- a CDS encoding (Fe-S)-binding protein has product MKNNLYPLSMFKSDLDKCMKCGFCRELCPASSFYSWEANSPRGKIQLLKALMEGELSSISNYLIERLYFCMECAYCFYKCPAGVKTYEVFEAAKAMLAAQGRVKHEKIIENILKFQNPFGKPQNDRGKWLPSEIELSDKPEILYWVGCVNSYRLKEAAIAMAQILNASKENFTILGNEEGECGSILIRMGYWSEAKKIAEENKAKIENIGVKTLVTSCPSCLKAFINDYPKLFGINLKLEILHSSQLLENLINAGKLKPSRLNLKVAYHDPCYLGRHLGIYNSPRKVINAIPGIELKEPSKSKGLSFCCGAGGAGSFKYIHEDLAIEQAAKRINQFKEAEAIATACPFCVINLREGAEKLGKSIPIYELSALLKEALKLR; this is encoded by the coding sequence TTGAAGAATAATTTATATCCATTAAGCATGTTTAAAAGCGATTTAGATAAATGCATGAAATGCGGGTTTTGCAGAGAGCTATGTCCAGCAAGCAGCTTTTACAGTTGGGAAGCAAATTCCCCTAGAGGAAAAATTCAATTGTTAAAAGCCTTAATGGAAGGCGAATTGTCTAGTATCTCAAATTATTTAATTGAAAGGTTGTATTTCTGCATGGAATGCGCTTACTGCTTTTATAAATGTCCTGCTGGAGTAAAAACTTATGAAGTTTTTGAAGCGGCTAAAGCTATGCTAGCTGCTCAAGGAAGAGTTAAGCATGAAAAAATTATTGAAAACATCTTAAAATTTCAAAACCCTTTCGGGAAACCTCAAAACGATAGAGGAAAATGGCTTCCAAGCGAGATCGAATTAAGCGATAAACCTGAAATTCTTTATTGGGTAGGATGCGTAAATTCTTATAGGCTTAAGGAAGCAGCTATTGCAATGGCGCAAATTCTTAATGCTTCTAAAGAAAATTTTACAATTTTAGGTAATGAAGAAGGGGAATGCGGCTCGATTTTAATAAGAATGGGGTATTGGAGTGAAGCAAAGAAAATAGCTGAAGAAAATAAAGCTAAAATTGAAAATATTGGGGTAAAAACTCTTGTAACATCTTGTCCTTCATGCCTTAAGGCGTTTATTAATGATTACCCAAAGCTTTTCGGCATTAATTTAAAGCTTGAAATTTTGCATTCATCCCAGCTTTTAGAAAATTTAATTAACGCTGGAAAGTTAAAACCTTCAAGGCTTAATTTAAAGGTTGCATATCATGATCCTTGCTATTTAGGAAGGCATTTAGGAATCTACAATTCTCCAAGAAAAGTTATTAACGCTATACCTGGAATAGAGTTAAAAGAGCCTAGTAAATCTAAAGGCTTATCATTTTGCTGTGGCGCTGGAGGAGCTGGAAGCTTTAAATACATTCATGAAGATTTAGCTATCGAGCAAGCTGCTAAAAGAATTAACCAGTTTAAGGAGGCGGAAGCTATAGCTACAGCATGCCCTTTTTGCGTAATTAATTTAAGGGAAGGCGCTGAAAAGCTAGGTAAAAGCATTCCTATATATGAGCTTTCAGCATTGCTAAAAGAGGCTTTAAAGCTAAGATAA
- a CDS encoding pyridoxal phosphate-dependent aminotransferase: MEEQSFLLPPPTPPAIRVAMAKAARREEIGLPVIDFSSGSIGKLLFKLNLFTKLDIEVNKELSRELQLIAEAVKQGILEAYYPSPKGLAYFPTGGTEWVKKWVIEYFKEMHGVPLVEKDFDKVIATAGGQQAMMAALRSIKPGTKVFIPQWEYEPIPAIVKDRGCEVIRIKANDDLSINKEDLKEKVVVNSVFYISMPNNPTGYTSTQDFEAVLRNAKEKNCGVIWDAPYIFTILRLSSNKAEFDKEFLQSRIEEFKKIVKKYYEDMCILSSISKTCLMAGIRFGFATASARWINLMEAIIGRENLSSPTPGFIMGTYALQMFLKNPIMHEWTCKILAERLTLLIEEGLPLILPKNGEFGALYVLLNTRGLDGAKFAEELIEKHGIVTVPGNPFYGESIDAVRLSLVATPWVEGDEEWRKNVKALKKALS, encoded by the coding sequence TTGGAAGAACAAAGTTTTCTTCTTCCCCCTCCTACTCCTCCAGCTATAAGAGTTGCGATGGCTAAAGCAGCACGAAGAGAGGAAATAGGGCTACCTGTTATTGATTTCAGCAGTGGAAGCATAGGAAAGCTTCTTTTTAAATTAAATTTATTTACTAAGTTAGATATAGAGGTGAATAAAGAATTAAGCCGAGAATTGCAGCTTATAGCTGAGGCTGTAAAGCAGGGAATTTTAGAGGCTTATTATCCTAGCCCAAAGGGATTAGCTTACTTTCCAACAGGCGGTACAGAATGGGTTAAAAAATGGGTAATAGAGTATTTTAAAGAAATGCATGGTGTTCCATTGGTTGAAAAAGATTTTGATAAAGTTATAGCAACAGCTGGAGGGCAGCAAGCTATGATGGCTGCCCTTCGCTCAATTAAGCCTGGAACAAAAGTATTTATACCTCAATGGGAATATGAACCTATTCCAGCAATAGTTAAAGATAGGGGATGCGAAGTTATTCGAATTAAAGCAAACGATGATTTATCGATTAATAAAGAGGATTTAAAAGAGAAAGTTGTTGTAAACTCTGTTTTCTATATTAGCATGCCTAACAATCCAACAGGATATACATCTACGCAGGATTTTGAAGCGGTTTTAAGAAATGCAAAAGAAAAAAATTGCGGAGTTATTTGGGATGCGCCTTACATATTTACAATTTTAAGGTTATCTTCAAACAAGGCGGAATTTGATAAAGAATTTTTACAATCTAGAATAGAGGAATTCAAAAAAATTGTGAAAAAGTATTATGAAGACATGTGTATACTTTCAAGCATTTCAAAAACTTGTTTAATGGCTGGTATAAGATTCGGTTTTGCAACTGCAAGCGCTCGTTGGATAAACCTTATGGAAGCCATAATTGGAAGAGAAAATCTTAGCAGCCCAACGCCTGGATTTATTATGGGGACATATGCTTTACAAATGTTTTTAAAAAATCCAATTATGCATGAATGGACATGTAAAATCTTAGCTGAAAGGTTAACGCTGTTAATTGAGGAGGGTTTGCCTTTAATTCTCCCAAAGAATGGAGAGTTTGGAGCTCTTTATGTTTTGCTTAATACTCGCGGATTGGATGGCGCAAAATTCGCTGAGGAGCTTATTGAAAAGCATGGAATAGTCACTGTTCCTGGAAACCCATTTTATGGAGAATCAATAGATGCTGTTAGATTATCGTTGGTTGCAACGCCTTGGGTTGAAGGGGATGAAGAATGGAGAAAAAATGTTAAAGCGCTTAAAAAAGCTTTATCTTAG